A portion of the Plodia interpunctella isolate USDA-ARS_2022_Savannah chromosome 4, ilPloInte3.2, whole genome shotgun sequence genome contains these proteins:
- the Rab3-GEF gene encoding MAP kinase-activating death domain protein isoform X8, whose translation MDIQKQQLCPRLVDYLTIVGAKPYTSGKGLAPVQAPELLRRYPLTNHDDFPLPLDMVYFCQPEGCVSVGPRRAPGHPASRDCSSFVFTLTDKDSGKTRYGICVNFYRGVERAPAAGGRERVLRRESWRKSMEKSSDSAFSSDYRSSNVAPSDSERDCSATLAPRVAAADSESGGSHSPSPRAARKRQRIRNHSLTSLCLLSHHPFFSTFRECLFILKKLIDACNESSSPRRVGASRQIFRDTVWSVLTGQAYDNTPTIVLHDVKEIETWILRLLSAPVPVPGKTRIELEVLSPTAHAPLLFALPDHTRFALVDFPLHLPLELLGVDTCLKVLTLILLENKVVVQSRDYNALSMSVMALVAMLYPLEYMFPAIPLLPCCMSCAEQLLLAPTPFLIGIPATFLTYKKNFRLPDDIWLVDLDATKLISPTGSDQDLPPLPEPEGSVLKNHLKQAMHLMGYAGAGALNSLTNTTAEQASALLMPSRRDSVGGATLKVQPASLRPTASGAQSAPHSSPESRRVSLSASAGHTPQRLSLASPQAQPFNALIYGNDVDSVDVATRVAMVRFFNSQNILANFMEHTRTLRLYPRPVVAFQINSFLRSRPRTTSFLNKFARTQAVEFLAEWSLTPCNVAFLRVQTGVFDPRQIGDKPKWFADSLQPIRFPVWDDGSSLNGALRQLQRQENQPTDESGSDSEGAESTSSSYSSLSDFVSEMVSSDLSPGGNPHQQHVIGETYSAVVQVPMTLSSSLDPKTVYSPPSSLMFGGSEGPARRSPSPSPTPSASSSDRSELSDDEPPALARPHDRAPPVKKSSTSSGVSRQASQTSLLEQFAAQAKELVRETTRQSSQEGLLAHMDKKGKVTDGEEKKMFAPFGQLTLHAKKAAEEASKSMQEASKSALEASKTATAVSKNTFEDLTYVSKSTFGDLTKSAKEVAAKKGLLIKGDSQDSTGSGNRRDSTALQTTNLLATTHRDFFSNISSDLNGLAASTSSMFSDFFGSKGKQTKPSESVSGSSATFGPFSQGARGLVQRSPLIRHAPPAAPPEPPHARPSANSENQAFLNDLVQHVLEGEGVGWLKLNRLKKLMEDESYRNMVLSKLNRNFNRKSTPNDKVDDVFVSKPIWKGMLKVLQAVVHGLEHTYSNFGLGGMASVFQLAEMAHTHYWSKELAALEPCVLPGSALADYRHNLDTPSSTSSSRKSSQADVPIVNYPDMDSADVQSTAEMFKDMLNQKRNLLFSKLTSFDSDAAPSSDCSADESGSITTNRANLLDHRASFKSNLSDTDVMFLNVGRAGGAGKPRAASVFSSKSSLSGYRPPVGVPVTSPLTSPDTARTYLYQGLIGKERSNLWDQMQFWEDAFLDAVSQERDMIGMDQGANEMMERYKCLSETERKRLEHEEDRLLSTALYNLTAAMVLFGVEADITRNKVRRLLAKSHIGLVYSQEVNHLLDVVHTLHGNDIELKPLGSRLLRRATFTVHEADAAGELRFMEVRDDGLILRSTQGTIVERWWYERLVNMTYSPKIRVLCLWRKNGGQTQLHKYYTKKCKALYYCIKEAMEKSGRRQDAAELGGEFPVQDCASGEGGLIQVCMEGVGLLFHHSKDFEFFVRLDHIRKCFTQNSGIFVLEEFNPKTRQIIQRKYKSIMADQICYAVLCVFSYFAAGQEQKKAILEQAARVPPSPQCPAPPPTPALPHTATSRFDPTLAPPDTSRRLSDSDAEPKPKTSPLAERRSPVSRAGEARASFAGGENATLGDGQRRILVDSHSRSAPESNRNVTDSRRTVKDQSRTVVESVADRQRRVADGAPLERHGSLSAKPDDVGAPQQPAGLSRSGSAPPRRPPPPSPARAPPLSRAQSQAAPPRPADPPCIPPRTSGGRGPGPPPALPPRQMSAAADLATANRTNAATAVSAASARRVSGAGLAAGGVAAVGGGVGAPFASTNPFTSPRHAEFVIPQRNNSRRSSTTDRN comes from the exons TGACTATAGGAGCAGCAACGTGGCGCCGAGCGACTCGGAGCGCGACTGCAGCGCGACGCTGGCGCCGCGCGTCGCGGCCGCAGACTCCGAGAGCGGCGGCTCGCACTCGCCCAGCCCGCGCGCTGCCAGGAAGCGACAG CGAATACGGAACCACTCCCTAACATCGTTGTGCCTCCTGTCCCATCACCCATTCTTCTCCACATTCCGAGAGTGCCTATTTATCCTAAAGAAGTTAATAGATGCGTGCAACGAGTCTTCCAGTCCACGGCGTGTTGGGGCGTCCAGACAAATATTTAG GGATACAGTATGGTCGGTATTGACCGGACAGGCGTATGACAACACACCTACAATAGTTCTCCACGACGTGAAAGAGATAGAAACCTGGATCCTGCGGCTTTTATCTGCGCCAGTACCGGTGCCAGGCAAGACAAGGATAGAACTAGAAGTGCTATCGCCAACTGCGCACGCGCCGCTTTTGTTCGCGCTGCCCGATCATACGCGATTTGCGCTAGTTGATTTCCCTCTACATTTGCCTTTGGAACTTTTGG GCGTGGACACGTGCTTGAAAGTGCTAACTCTGATCCTGCTGGAAAACAAAGTGGTCGTCCAATCCAGAGACTACAACGCATTGTCTATGTCTGTCATGGCGCTGGTCGCCATGTTGTATCCCTTGGAGTACATGTTCCCGGCGATCCCACTGCTGCCATGTTGTATGAGCTGCGCCGAACAGCTGTTACTGGCACCCACACCCTTCCTCATTGGAATACCAGCAACGTTCCTAACCTATAAGAAGAATTTTAg ATTACCTGATGACATATGGCTTGTGGATTTGGATGCAACGAAACTTATTTCTCCAACTGGAAGCGATCAAGACCTGCCACCGTTGCCCGAACCAGAAGGTTCAGTGCTTAAAAACCACCTGAAACAG GCCATGCATCTCATGGGATACGCCGGAGCtggt GCTCTGAACAGTTTGACGAACACGACCGCGGAGCAAGCCTCTGCGCTTCTGATGCCGTCCAGAAGAGATAGCGTTGGAGGTGCAACGTTGAA GGTGCAGCCCGCGTCGCTCCGGCCAACGGCGTCGGGCGCGCAGTCGGCGCCGCACAGCAGCCCCGAGAGCCGCCGCGTGTCGCTGAGCGCCAGCGCCGGCCACACGCCGCAGCGGCTGTCGCTGGCCTCGCCGCAAGCGCAGCCCTTCAACGCGCTCATATATGGCAACGATGTCGACTCTGTCGACGTCGCAACGAGGGTCGCCATG GTGCGCTTCTTCAACTCTCAAAACATCTTAGCCAACTTTATGGAGCACACGCGGACTCTGCGACTGTACCCGAGACCGGTCGTGGCGTTCCAAATCAACAGTTTTCTGCGTTCGCGTCCTAGAACCACGTCCTTCCTTAATAAGTTCGCGAGAACTCAG GCTGTAGAGTTCTTAGCGGAATGGTCGCTGACGCCCTGCAACGTGGCGTTCCTCAGGGTACAAACTGGGGTGTTTGACCCTCGGCAAATTGGGGACAAACCGAAATGGTTCGCCGACTCCTTGCAGCCCATCCGCTTCCCCGTGTGGGACGACGGCAGCTCACTCAACGGCGCGCTGAGACAACTACAGAGGCAGGAGAACCAACCTACCG ATGAGAGCGGGTCAGACTCCGAAGGGGCAGAGAGCACAAGCTCGTCGTACTCATCCCTCAGTGACTTTGTATCCGAAATGGTTTCGTCCGATTTATCACCCg GTGGCAACCCACATCAGCAACACGTGATTGGTGAAACGTACAGCGCAGTGGTGCAGGTTCCGATGACTTTGTCTTCTTCTTTGGATCCAAAAACG GTGTATTCGCCGCCGTCGTCCCTCATGTTCGGAGGGTCGGAGGGTCCGGCGCGGCGGTCGCCCTCCCCCTCCCCGACGCCCTCCGCGTCCAGCTCCGACCGCAGCGAGCTGTCGGACGACGAGCCGCCAGCCTTGGCTCGTCCGCACGACCGTGCGCCCCCCGTCAAGAAAAGC AGCACAAGCAGCGGCGTGTCCCGGCAAGCGTCGCAGACGTCGCTGCTGGAGCAGTTCGCGGCGCAGGCCAAGGAGCTCGTGCGGGAGACCACGCGCCAGAGTAGCCAGGAGGGCTTGCTGGCTCACATGGACAAG AAAGGAAAAGTGACTGATGGCGAAGAGAAGAAAATGTTTGCTCCTTTCGGTCAG TTAACGCTGCATGCCAAAAAAGCGGCAGAAGAAGCATCTAAAAGTATGCAAGAGGCATCGAAATCAGCGTTAGAAGCTAGCAAAACAGCGACCGCAGTCAGTAAGAACACCTTTGAAGACCTCACCTACGTCAGCAAGTCTACCTTCGGAGATCTCACTAAAAGCGCTAAAGAAGTTGCTGCGAAAAAAGGACTTCTAATCAAG GGTGACAGTCAAGACTCGACGGGTAGCGGCAATCGACGCGACTCGACGGCACTCCAAACTACTAATCTACTTGCGACCACGCACCGGGATTTCTTCTCCAACATTAGTTCCGATCTGAATGGGCTCGCAGCCTCCACTTCTAGCATGTTCAGTGACTTTTTCGGTTCTAAGG GCAAGCAGACGAAGCCCTCGGAGTCTGTGTCCGGGTCGTCGGCGACGTTTGGTCCGTTCTCGCAGGGCGCGCGCGGGCTGGTGCAGCGCTCGCCGCTCATCCGCCAcgcgccgcccgccgcccCGCCCGAGCCGCCGCACGCCAGGCCCTCCGCCAACTCCGAGAACCAGGCCTTCCTCAACGAT CTGGTACAGCATGTCCTGGAGGGCGAAGGCGTAGGTTGGCTGAAGCTGAACCGGTTGAAGAAGCTGATGGAGGACGAGTCCTACCGCAACATGGTGCTCAGTAAACTCAACAGGAACTTCAACCGCAAGTCCACGCCCAACGACAAAGTTGATGACGTG TTCGTAAGCAAGCCGATATGGAAGGGCATGTTGAAGGTGCTTCAGGCCGTAGTGCACGGGCTGGAGCACACGTATTCCAACTTCGGCCTGGGCGGCATGGCGTCGGTGTTCCAGCTGGCGGAGATGGCGCACACGCACTACTGGAGCAAGGAGCTGGCGGCGCTCGAGCCCTGCGTGCTGCCGGGCTCCGCACTCGCAGACTATAGGCACAATTTAGACACGCCTTCGTCTACGTCGTCATCGAGGAAGAGCTCGCAAGCGG ATGTTCCGATAGTCAACTATCCCGATATGGACTCCGCCGACGTTCAAAGCACTGCAGAAATGTTTAAAGACATGCTCAACCAGAAGAGGAACCTTCTCTTCAGTAAACTGACTTCATTCGACTCggac GCGGCGCCGTCGTCCGACTGTTCGGCCGACGAGAGCGGCTCGATCACCACCAACCGAGCCAATCTCCTTGACCACCGCGCCTCCTTTAAGTCCAACCTCTCTGACACTGACGTCATGTTCCTCAAT GTGGGTCGCGCCGGCGGGGCGGGGAAGCCGCGCGCGGCGAGCGTGTTCTCTTCAAAGTCCTCTCTCAGCGGGTATCGGCCGCCGGTCGGCGTGCCTGTCACTTCGCCGCTCACTTCGCCTGATACCGCCAGGACTTATCTTTATCAGGGACTTATTG GTAAAGAAAGGTCAAACCTTTGGGACCAAATGCAATTTTGGGAGGACGCTTTCCTCGACGCCGTGAGTCAAGAGCGGGATATGATAGGCATGGACCAGGGAGCGAACGAGATGATGGAGAGGTACAAGTGTCTCAGTGAGACGGAGAGAAAACGCCTCGAACATGAAGAGGACAGACTGCTGTCCACCGCTCTATACAACTTGACTGCGGCGATGGTTCTGTTCGGAGTTGAAGCGGATATCACACGGAACAAAGTGCGGAGGTTGCTCGCTAAGAGTCACATCGGGCTTGTGTACAGTCAGGAAGTCAATCACCTACTTGATGTCGTCCATACTTTG CATGGAAACGACATCGAGCTAAAGCCGCTGGGGTCCCGCTTGCTGCGGCGCGCGACGTTCACCGTGCACGAGGCTGACGCGGCCGGAGAACTGCGCTTCATGGAGGTTCGCGACGACGGCCTCATACTACGCTCCACGCAAG gTACAATTGTGGAACGATGGTGGTACGAGCGCCTCGTCAACATGACTTACAGTCCGAAAATACGAGTTTTGTGTCTTTGGAGGAAAAATGGTGGCCAGACGcagttacataaatattatactaaaaag TGTAAAGCCCTGTACTACTGCATTAAGGAGGCGATGGAGAAGAGTGGGCGACGGCAGGACGCGGCCGAGCTGGGGGGGGAGTTCCCGGTGCAAGACTGCGCCTCGGGGGAGGGCGGCCTCATACAG GTGTGCATGGAAGGCGTCGGTCTTCTGTTCCACCACAGCAAG GATTTCGAG TTCTTTGTGCGGCTCGATCATATTCGAAAATGCTTCACACAGAACAGCGGTATCTTCGTTTTAGAAGAATTta ATCCAAAAACCAGACAAATAATTCAAAGGAAGTACAAATCTATAATG GCGGATCAGATATGCTATGCAGTGTTGTGCGTGTTTTCCTACTTCGCGGCGGGACAGGAGCAGAAGAAGGCGATTCTGGAGCAGGCGGCGCGCGTGCCTCCCTCCCCACAGTGCCCCGCGCCGCCCCCCACGCCCGCGCTCCCCCATACGGCTACGTCTCGCTTCGACCCCACGCTTGCGCCTCCCGACACTTCTCGAAGACTTTCAGACAGCGATGCCGAGCCTAAACCCAAGACTAGCCCATTG GCAGAGCGACGTTCGCCAGTGAGCCGTGCGGGGGAGGCGCGAGCCAGCTTCGCAGGGGGCGAGAACGCTACTTTGGGGGATGGTCAGAGAAGAATTCTCGTTGACAGCCACAGTAGGAGTGCGCCGGAAAGCAACAGAAACGTGACGGATAGTCGCAGAACTGTGAAGGATCAAAGTAGAACCGTGGTAGAAAGCGTGGCTGACCGGCAAAGACGGGTGGCCGACGGCGCCCCCCTCGAACGACACGGTAGTTTGTCCGCTAAGCCTGACGACGTTGGCGCACCGCAG CAGCCGGCGGGCCTGTCGCGTTCGGGCAGCGCGCCCCCGCGGCGCCCCCCGCCCCCGTCGCCCGCGCGCGCGCCCCCGCTGTCGCGTGCGCAGTCGCAGgccgcgccgccgcgcccCGCTGACCCGCCCTGC ATCCCGCCGCGTACGAGCGGCGGGCGGGGCCCGGGACCGCCGCCCGCGCTGCCGCCGCGCCAGATGTCCGCCGCCGCCGACCTCGCCACCGCGAACAG AACAAATGCAGCGACGGCAGTGAGTGCTGCGAGCGCGCGGCGTGTGAGCGGCGCTGGGCTGGCGGCGGGTGGGGTAGCGGCGGTCGGGGGAGGGGTGGGGGCGCCCTTCGCCTCCACCAACCCGTTCACCTCCCCACGACACGCGGAGTTCGTCATACCACAGAGGAACAACTCGCGACGGTCGTCTACCACGGACCGAAACTGA
- the Rab3-GEF gene encoding MAP kinase-activating death domain protein isoform X14 gives MDIQKQQLCPRLVDYLTIVGAKPYTSGKGLAPVQAPELLRRYPLTNHDDFPLPLDMVYFCQPEGCVSVGPRRAPGHPASRDCSSFVFTLTDKDSGKTRYGICVNFYRGVERAPAAGGRERVLRRESWRKSMEKSSDSAFSSDYRSSNVAPSDSERDCSATLAPRVAAADSESGGSHSPSPRAARKRQRIRNHSLTSLCLLSHHPFFSTFRECLFILKKLIDACNESSSPRRVGASRQIFRDTVWSVLTGQAYDNTPTIVLHDVKEIETWILRLLSAPVPVPGKTRIELEVLSPTAHAPLLFALPDHTRFALVDFPLHLPLELLGVDTCLKVLTLILLENKVVVQSRDYNALSMSVMALVAMLYPLEYMFPAIPLLPCCMSCAEQLLLAPTPFLIGIPATFLTYKKNFRLPDDIWLVDLDATKLISPTGSDQDLPPLPEPEGSVLKNHLKQAMHLMGYAGAGALNSLTNTTAEQASALLMPSRRDSVGGATLKVQPASLRPTASGAQSAPHSSPESRRVSLSASAGHTPQRLSLASPQAQPFNALIYGNDVDSVDVATRVAMVRFFNSQNILANFMEHTRTLRLYPRPVVAFQINSFLRSRPRTTSFLNKFARTQAVEFLAEWSLTPCNVAFLRVQTGVFDPRQIGDKPKWFADSLQPIRFPVWDDGSSLNGALRQLQRQENQPTDESGSDSEGAESTSSSYSSLSDFVSEMVSSDLSPGGNPHQQHVIGETYSAVVQVPMTLSSSLDPKTVYSPPSSLMFGGSEGPARRSPSPSPTPSASSSDRSELSDDEPPALARPHDRAPPVKKSDTDSGSFGRESDSNSTTTPKTIVSRKQQDSSTSDSERALTPSHRTTHAKSTSSGVSRQASQTSLLEQFAAQAKELVRETTRQSSQEGLLAHMDKLTLHAKKAAEEASKSMQEASKSALEASKTATAVSKNTFEDLTYVSKSTFGDLTKSAKEVAAKKGLLIKGDSQDSTGSGNRRDSTALQTTNLLATTHRDFFSNISSDLNGLAASTSSMFSDFFGSKGKQTKPSESVSGSSATFGPFSQGARGLVQRSPLIRHAPPAAPPEPPHARPSANSENQAFLNDLVQHVLEGEGVGWLKLNRLKKLMEDESYRNMVLSKLNRNFNRKSTPNDKVDDVFVSKPIWKGMLKVLQAVVHGLEHTYSNFGLGGMASVFQLAEMAHTHYWSKELAALEPCVLPGSALADYRHNLDTPSSTSSSRKSSQADVPIVNYPDMDSADVQSTAEMFKDMLNQKRNLLFSKLTSFDSDVGRAGGAGKPRAASVFSSKSSLSGYRPPVGVPVTSPLTSPDTARTYLYQGLIGKERSNLWDQMQFWEDAFLDAVSQERDMIGMDQGANEMMERYKCLSETERKRLEHEEDRLLSTALYNLTAAMVLFGVEADITRNKVRRLLAKSHIGLVYSQEVNHLLDVVHTLHGNDIELKPLGSRLLRRATFTVHEADAAGELRFMEVRDDGLILRSTQGTIVERWWYERLVNMTYSPKIRVLCLWRKNGGQTQLHKYYTKKCKALYYCIKEAMEKSGRRQDAAELGGEFPVQDCASGEGGLIQVCMEGVGLLFHHSKFFVRLDHIRKCFTQNSGIFVLEEFNPKTRQIIQRKYKSIMADQICYAVLCVFSYFAAGQEQKKAILEQAARVPPSPQCPAPPPTPALPHTATSRFDPTLAPPDTSRRLSDSDAEPKPKTSPLAERRSPVSRAGEARASFAGGENATLGDGQRRILVDSHSRSAPESNRNVTDSRRTVKDQSRTVVESVADRQRRVADGAPLERHGSLSAKPDDVGAPQQPAGLSRSGSAPPRRPPPPSPARAPPLSRAQSQAAPPRPADPPCIPPRTSGGRGPGPPPALPPRQMSAAADLATANRTNAATAVSAASARRVSGAGLAAGGVAAVGGGVGAPFASTNPFTSPRHAEFVIPQRNNSRRSSTTDRN, from the exons TGACTATAGGAGCAGCAACGTGGCGCCGAGCGACTCGGAGCGCGACTGCAGCGCGACGCTGGCGCCGCGCGTCGCGGCCGCAGACTCCGAGAGCGGCGGCTCGCACTCGCCCAGCCCGCGCGCTGCCAGGAAGCGACAG CGAATACGGAACCACTCCCTAACATCGTTGTGCCTCCTGTCCCATCACCCATTCTTCTCCACATTCCGAGAGTGCCTATTTATCCTAAAGAAGTTAATAGATGCGTGCAACGAGTCTTCCAGTCCACGGCGTGTTGGGGCGTCCAGACAAATATTTAG GGATACAGTATGGTCGGTATTGACCGGACAGGCGTATGACAACACACCTACAATAGTTCTCCACGACGTGAAAGAGATAGAAACCTGGATCCTGCGGCTTTTATCTGCGCCAGTACCGGTGCCAGGCAAGACAAGGATAGAACTAGAAGTGCTATCGCCAACTGCGCACGCGCCGCTTTTGTTCGCGCTGCCCGATCATACGCGATTTGCGCTAGTTGATTTCCCTCTACATTTGCCTTTGGAACTTTTGG GCGTGGACACGTGCTTGAAAGTGCTAACTCTGATCCTGCTGGAAAACAAAGTGGTCGTCCAATCCAGAGACTACAACGCATTGTCTATGTCTGTCATGGCGCTGGTCGCCATGTTGTATCCCTTGGAGTACATGTTCCCGGCGATCCCACTGCTGCCATGTTGTATGAGCTGCGCCGAACAGCTGTTACTGGCACCCACACCCTTCCTCATTGGAATACCAGCAACGTTCCTAACCTATAAGAAGAATTTTAg ATTACCTGATGACATATGGCTTGTGGATTTGGATGCAACGAAACTTATTTCTCCAACTGGAAGCGATCAAGACCTGCCACCGTTGCCCGAACCAGAAGGTTCAGTGCTTAAAAACCACCTGAAACAG GCCATGCATCTCATGGGATACGCCGGAGCtggt GCTCTGAACAGTTTGACGAACACGACCGCGGAGCAAGCCTCTGCGCTTCTGATGCCGTCCAGAAGAGATAGCGTTGGAGGTGCAACGTTGAA GGTGCAGCCCGCGTCGCTCCGGCCAACGGCGTCGGGCGCGCAGTCGGCGCCGCACAGCAGCCCCGAGAGCCGCCGCGTGTCGCTGAGCGCCAGCGCCGGCCACACGCCGCAGCGGCTGTCGCTGGCCTCGCCGCAAGCGCAGCCCTTCAACGCGCTCATATATGGCAACGATGTCGACTCTGTCGACGTCGCAACGAGGGTCGCCATG GTGCGCTTCTTCAACTCTCAAAACATCTTAGCCAACTTTATGGAGCACACGCGGACTCTGCGACTGTACCCGAGACCGGTCGTGGCGTTCCAAATCAACAGTTTTCTGCGTTCGCGTCCTAGAACCACGTCCTTCCTTAATAAGTTCGCGAGAACTCAG GCTGTAGAGTTCTTAGCGGAATGGTCGCTGACGCCCTGCAACGTGGCGTTCCTCAGGGTACAAACTGGGGTGTTTGACCCTCGGCAAATTGGGGACAAACCGAAATGGTTCGCCGACTCCTTGCAGCCCATCCGCTTCCCCGTGTGGGACGACGGCAGCTCACTCAACGGCGCGCTGAGACAACTACAGAGGCAGGAGAACCAACCTACCG ATGAGAGCGGGTCAGACTCCGAAGGGGCAGAGAGCACAAGCTCGTCGTACTCATCCCTCAGTGACTTTGTATCCGAAATGGTTTCGTCCGATTTATCACCCg GTGGCAACCCACATCAGCAACACGTGATTGGTGAAACGTACAGCGCAGTGGTGCAGGTTCCGATGACTTTGTCTTCTTCTTTGGATCCAAAAACG GTGTATTCGCCGCCGTCGTCCCTCATGTTCGGAGGGTCGGAGGGTCCGGCGCGGCGGTCGCCCTCCCCCTCCCCGACGCCCTCCGCGTCCAGCTCCGACCGCAGCGAGCTGTCGGACGACGAGCCGCCAGCCTTGGCTCGTCCGCACGACCGTGCGCCCCCCGTCAAGAAAAGC GACACGGACAGCGGGAGTTTCGGGCGCGAGTCTGACTCAAACTCGACGACGACGCCGAAAACGATCGTCAGCCGCAAGCAGCAGGACAGCAGCACCAGTGACTCCGAGCGGGCCCTCACGCCCTCGCACCGGACCACGCACGCCAAG AGCACAAGCAGCGGCGTGTCCCGGCAAGCGTCGCAGACGTCGCTGCTGGAGCAGTTCGCGGCGCAGGCCAAGGAGCTCGTGCGGGAGACCACGCGCCAGAGTAGCCAGGAGGGCTTGCTGGCTCACATGGACAAG TTAACGCTGCATGCCAAAAAAGCGGCAGAAGAAGCATCTAAAAGTATGCAAGAGGCATCGAAATCAGCGTTAGAAGCTAGCAAAACAGCGACCGCAGTCAGTAAGAACACCTTTGAAGACCTCACCTACGTCAGCAAGTCTACCTTCGGAGATCTCACTAAAAGCGCTAAAGAAGTTGCTGCGAAAAAAGGACTTCTAATCAAG GGTGACAGTCAAGACTCGACGGGTAGCGGCAATCGACGCGACTCGACGGCACTCCAAACTACTAATCTACTTGCGACCACGCACCGGGATTTCTTCTCCAACATTAGTTCCGATCTGAATGGGCTCGCAGCCTCCACTTCTAGCATGTTCAGTGACTTTTTCGGTTCTAAGG GCAAGCAGACGAAGCCCTCGGAGTCTGTGTCCGGGTCGTCGGCGACGTTTGGTCCGTTCTCGCAGGGCGCGCGCGGGCTGGTGCAGCGCTCGCCGCTCATCCGCCAcgcgccgcccgccgcccCGCCCGAGCCGCCGCACGCCAGGCCCTCCGCCAACTCCGAGAACCAGGCCTTCCTCAACGAT CTGGTACAGCATGTCCTGGAGGGCGAAGGCGTAGGTTGGCTGAAGCTGAACCGGTTGAAGAAGCTGATGGAGGACGAGTCCTACCGCAACATGGTGCTCAGTAAACTCAACAGGAACTTCAACCGCAAGTCCACGCCCAACGACAAAGTTGATGACGTG TTCGTAAGCAAGCCGATATGGAAGGGCATGTTGAAGGTGCTTCAGGCCGTAGTGCACGGGCTGGAGCACACGTATTCCAACTTCGGCCTGGGCGGCATGGCGTCGGTGTTCCAGCTGGCGGAGATGGCGCACACGCACTACTGGAGCAAGGAGCTGGCGGCGCTCGAGCCCTGCGTGCTGCCGGGCTCCGCACTCGCAGACTATAGGCACAATTTAGACACGCCTTCGTCTACGTCGTCATCGAGGAAGAGCTCGCAAGCGG ATGTTCCGATAGTCAACTATCCCGATATGGACTCCGCCGACGTTCAAAGCACTGCAGAAATGTTTAAAGACATGCTCAACCAGAAGAGGAACCTTCTCTTCAGTAAACTGACTTCATTCGACTCggac GTGGGTCGCGCCGGCGGGGCGGGGAAGCCGCGCGCGGCGAGCGTGTTCTCTTCAAAGTCCTCTCTCAGCGGGTATCGGCCGCCGGTCGGCGTGCCTGTCACTTCGCCGCTCACTTCGCCTGATACCGCCAGGACTTATCTTTATCAGGGACTTATTG GTAAAGAAAGGTCAAACCTTTGGGACCAAATGCAATTTTGGGAGGACGCTTTCCTCGACGCCGTGAGTCAAGAGCGGGATATGATAGGCATGGACCAGGGAGCGAACGAGATGATGGAGAGGTACAAGTGTCTCAGTGAGACGGAGAGAAAACGCCTCGAACATGAAGAGGACAGACTGCTGTCCACCGCTCTATACAACTTGACTGCGGCGATGGTTCTGTTCGGAGTTGAAGCGGATATCACACGGAACAAAGTGCGGAGGTTGCTCGCTAAGAGTCACATCGGGCTTGTGTACAGTCAGGAAGTCAATCACCTACTTGATGTCGTCCATACTTTG CATGGAAACGACATCGAGCTAAAGCCGCTGGGGTCCCGCTTGCTGCGGCGCGCGACGTTCACCGTGCACGAGGCTGACGCGGCCGGAGAACTGCGCTTCATGGAGGTTCGCGACGACGGCCTCATACTACGCTCCACGCAAG gTACAATTGTGGAACGATGGTGGTACGAGCGCCTCGTCAACATGACTTACAGTCCGAAAATACGAGTTTTGTGTCTTTGGAGGAAAAATGGTGGCCAGACGcagttacataaatattatactaaaaag TGTAAAGCCCTGTACTACTGCATTAAGGAGGCGATGGAGAAGAGTGGGCGACGGCAGGACGCGGCCGAGCTGGGGGGGGAGTTCCCGGTGCAAGACTGCGCCTCGGGGGAGGGCGGCCTCATACAG GTGTGCATGGAAGGCGTCGGTCTTCTGTTCCACCACAGCAAG TTCTTTGTGCGGCTCGATCATATTCGAAAATGCTTCACACAGAACAGCGGTATCTTCGTTTTAGAAGAATTta ATCCAAAAACCAGACAAATAATTCAAAGGAAGTACAAATCTATAATG GCGGATCAGATATGCTATGCAGTGTTGTGCGTGTTTTCCTACTTCGCGGCGGGACAGGAGCAGAAGAAGGCGATTCTGGAGCAGGCGGCGCGCGTGCCTCCCTCCCCACAGTGCCCCGCGCCGCCCCCCACGCCCGCGCTCCCCCATACGGCTACGTCTCGCTTCGACCCCACGCTTGCGCCTCCCGACACTTCTCGAAGACTTTCAGACAGCGATGCCGAGCCTAAACCCAAGACTAGCCCATTG GCAGAGCGACGTTCGCCAGTGAGCCGTGCGGGGGAGGCGCGAGCCAGCTTCGCAGGGGGCGAGAACGCTACTTTGGGGGATGGTCAGAGAAGAATTCTCGTTGACAGCCACAGTAGGAGTGCGCCGGAAAGCAACAGAAACGTGACGGATAGTCGCAGAACTGTGAAGGATCAAAGTAGAACCGTGGTAGAAAGCGTGGCTGACCGGCAAAGACGGGTGGCCGACGGCGCCCCCCTCGAACGACACGGTAGTTTGTCCGCTAAGCCTGACGACGTTGGCGCACCGCAG CAGCCGGCGGGCCTGTCGCGTTCGGGCAGCGCGCCCCCGCGGCGCCCCCCGCCCCCGTCGCCCGCGCGCGCGCCCCCGCTGTCGCGTGCGCAGTCGCAGgccgcgccgccgcgcccCGCTGACCCGCCCTGC ATCCCGCCGCGTACGAGCGGCGGGCGGGGCCCGGGACCGCCGCCCGCGCTGCCGCCGCGCCAGATGTCCGCCGCCGCCGACCTCGCCACCGCGAACAG AACAAATGCAGCGACGGCAGTGAGTGCTGCGAGCGCGCGGCGTGTGAGCGGCGCTGGGCTGGCGGCGGGTGGGGTAGCGGCGGTCGGGGGAGGGGTGGGGGCGCCCTTCGCCTCCACCAACCCGTTCACCTCCCCACGACACGCGGAGTTCGTCATACCACAGAGGAACAACTCGCGACGGTCGTCTACCACGGACCGAAACTGA